Proteins encoded together in one Sulfoacidibacillus ferrooxidans window:
- the secA gene encoding preprotein translocase subunit SecA: MIGLIKKVIGGGNEREIKRLNRIVDSIRALEPKMEAMSDDELRGQTSLFKERYENGESLDKMLPEAFAVTREASKRVIGMRHFDVQMLGGIVLHQGRVAEMRTGEGKTLVATLPAYLNAIAGQGVHVITANDYLARRDSEWMGQVHRFLGLTVGLNVHGISHFEKQEAYRSDITYGTNNEFGFDYLRDNMVGQVEEMVQRPLFYVVVDEVDSILIDEARTPLIISGPAEKSTDLYFTADLFVRSLKEEEDYQTDEKAKSANLTEAGVHKAERYFRVSNLFDPQHISFNHHIMQALKAHAMMKRDKDYVVQGEEVIIVDEFTGRMMQGRRYSDGLHQAIEAKEGVKVQNESKTLATITLQNYFRMYKKLSGMTGTAKTEEQEFIDIYGMDVVTIPPNRPNQRKDGSDVVYKTVNGKFSQVVSAIEERHKTGQPVLVGTTSVEKSEILAAMLKRKGIKHQVLNAKYHEREAEIVSHAGGYGMVTIATNMAGRGTDILLGDGVADLGGLHIIGTERHESRRIDNQLRGRAGRQGDPGSSQFYLSLEDDLMRMFGSDKIMGLMDKLGIEEDQPIENKMVTQAIERAQRKVEANNYDIRKHVLKYDDVMNKQREVIYRQRRQIIQQDHLRDIVVGMARDLVDFMLDTYCIADQIPEDWDIGGLIGYGEHHFLTPDRMTEAELRVFDRDELRAFLYEQVEVEYQDRESSMGEVIRELERMVLLRTVDSKWMDHIDAMEMLRQGIHLRGYGQMDPLTAYQQEGYEMFESMIHSIREEVTMYVFKAQLSYEALPETPQPLFTSS; encoded by the coding sequence TTGATAGGGCTGATTAAGAAAGTCATAGGAGGCGGCAATGAGCGTGAGATCAAACGCTTAAACCGCATTGTAGATAGTATTCGTGCGCTTGAACCAAAGATGGAAGCGATGTCCGATGATGAATTGCGTGGACAAACAAGCTTATTTAAGGAAAGATATGAAAACGGTGAGTCGCTCGATAAGATGTTACCTGAGGCATTTGCAGTGACCCGAGAGGCATCAAAACGCGTGATCGGCATGCGTCATTTCGATGTACAGATGTTAGGCGGTATCGTGCTTCATCAAGGGCGCGTGGCGGAGATGCGTACTGGTGAAGGGAAAACGCTGGTAGCTACACTGCCTGCATATCTTAATGCGATTGCGGGACAAGGTGTCCACGTCATTACAGCCAATGATTACTTGGCTCGACGTGATAGTGAGTGGATGGGACAGGTGCATCGCTTCCTGGGGTTAACTGTTGGGTTGAATGTGCATGGCATTTCGCATTTTGAAAAACAAGAGGCATATCGTTCAGATATTACTTATGGGACTAATAATGAGTTTGGCTTTGATTATTTGCGAGACAACATGGTGGGACAGGTAGAAGAAATGGTACAACGACCGCTGTTTTACGTGGTTGTTGATGAAGTGGATAGTATCTTGATTGATGAAGCGCGAACGCCGCTCATTATTTCGGGTCCTGCGGAGAAGTCGACAGATTTGTATTTTACAGCTGATCTGTTTGTGCGTTCGCTAAAGGAAGAAGAAGATTATCAGACGGATGAAAAGGCGAAATCAGCCAACTTGACCGAGGCTGGTGTGCATAAAGCTGAACGATATTTCCGCGTAAGTAATTTATTTGATCCGCAGCACATCTCGTTTAATCACCACATTATGCAGGCGTTAAAAGCGCATGCCATGATGAAGCGCGACAAGGATTATGTGGTGCAAGGTGAAGAAGTGATTATTGTGGATGAGTTTACAGGGCGCATGATGCAAGGCCGTCGGTATAGTGATGGCTTACATCAGGCGATTGAAGCGAAAGAGGGCGTAAAGGTTCAAAATGAATCTAAAACGCTTGCGACGATTACCTTGCAAAATTACTTTCGGATGTATAAAAAATTATCTGGGATGACAGGGACTGCGAAAACGGAGGAACAAGAGTTCATCGACATTTATGGGATGGATGTTGTCACGATTCCTCCGAATCGCCCGAATCAGCGAAAAGACGGTTCTGACGTTGTGTATAAGACGGTAAATGGAAAGTTTTCACAAGTGGTCAGTGCAATTGAGGAGCGCCATAAGACGGGACAGCCTGTGCTTGTGGGAACAACCTCTGTGGAAAAATCAGAAATACTTGCTGCGATGTTAAAGCGAAAAGGGATTAAGCATCAGGTGTTGAATGCAAAGTACCATGAGCGTGAGGCGGAGATTGTGTCGCATGCAGGTGGGTATGGTATGGTGACGATTGCAACCAATATGGCTGGACGTGGTACGGACATTTTGCTGGGCGATGGCGTAGCCGATCTCGGTGGTCTGCACATTATTGGAACGGAACGTCATGAGAGCAGACGGATTGACAACCAGTTGCGTGGGCGTGCAGGTCGGCAAGGTGATCCTGGATCATCGCAATTTTACTTGTCACTGGAAGATGATCTCATGCGCATGTTTGGTTCAGATAAAATCATGGGGTTAATGGATAAGCTGGGTATTGAAGAAGATCAGCCGATTGAGAACAAAATGGTGACACAAGCGATCGAACGAGCGCAGCGCAAAGTGGAAGCGAATAACTATGACATCCGCAAACACGTTTTGAAGTATGACGATGTCATGAATAAGCAACGTGAAGTGATCTATCGTCAACGTCGTCAAATTATCCAACAAGATCATCTAAGAGATATTGTTGTTGGCATGGCGCGTGATTTAGTTGACTTTATGTTAGATACGTACTGCATAGCCGATCAGATTCCGGAAGACTGGGACATTGGTGGCCTTATTGGGTATGGGGAACATCATTTCCTCACACCAGATCGAATGACAGAGGCGGAACTTCGCGTCTTTGATCGAGATGAGTTACGTGCATTTTTGTATGAGCAAGTGGAAGTTGAATATCAAGATCGGGAATCATCGATGGGTGAAGTGATTCGTGAGTTAGAGCGCATGGTGCTCTTACGAACTGTGGATAGCAAGTGGATGGATCATATTGATGCGATGGAAATGTTACGTCAAGGTATTCATCTTCGTGGATATGGGCAGATGGATCCGCTTACTGCATACCAACAAGAAGGCTATGAGATGTTTGAGAGTATGATTCACAGTATTCGCGAAGAAGTAACGATGTACGTCTTTAAAGCACAACTCTCATATGAGGCTTTGCCGGAGACGCCGCAACCCTTGTTTACCTCTTCGTGA
- the flgK gene encoding flagellar hook-associated protein FlgK — protein sequence MSLSSFFGLNIGVSALDAMQQAEDVVANNISNANTPGYVQETAQLQESSAYPPIPSQDQPIMGGQMGQGVDVSEVTRDTNSFVNEQDRSNQSTYNMYKTYDTNLTQIESILNEPSSDSMQNAVDQFFASWQTLSTDPSNTAARQSVISEAQTLGQTFQTITTQLEGLQSNLVSQIQEQVQELNGYASQVAQLNNQIVQINQMNSAPSAGGQSSQQESPNQLLDQRGHILDEMAQLSNISYNQTGFTGAVSVNIGSGLSLVTLTNGSWTSTTMTISSMTQTSLVTQTSMVTSTNDQLMQSPLTLTNVTSGMVAGNTQSLDYTNQLLANLDTFLSSFSNQVNAIQGASGTSTIPVTAYPLIGNTATYLVTGSSSGITYTYGNLFIPTTTTAGNVVLTVNPLFTQNSGTNYISASDQPSSQGNNTIAQQMENLQSQSISITYTQFSSFQFGSSTYTNSSYSQNTTADQYLASIVSNLGIQTAAVQSSESTANSLAQQSSNLRQSISGVDTNDQAAKMVEFQNSYDAAAKFISVYDTMLQSLINMIP from the coding sequence ATGTCGCTCTCATCATTTTTTGGACTTAACATTGGCGTGAGTGCTCTCGATGCGATGCAACAAGCAGAGGATGTTGTTGCAAATAACATCTCTAATGCCAACACGCCAGGTTATGTTCAAGAAACAGCTCAACTTCAGGAAAGTAGCGCTTATCCCCCAATTCCATCGCAAGATCAACCCATCATGGGCGGTCAGATGGGACAAGGTGTCGACGTAAGTGAAGTGACGAGAGATACTAACTCCTTCGTTAATGAACAAGATCGCTCTAACCAATCAACTTATAACATGTACAAAACATACGATACAAATTTAACACAAATTGAATCCATTCTAAACGAACCAAGCTCTGATAGTATGCAAAATGCAGTGGATCAATTCTTTGCCTCTTGGCAAACACTTTCAACGGATCCGTCAAACACAGCTGCACGTCAATCTGTCATTTCGGAAGCACAGACACTTGGGCAAACCTTTCAAACGATCACCACTCAACTTGAAGGTCTTCAATCTAATTTAGTCAGTCAGATTCAAGAACAAGTCCAAGAACTTAATGGTTATGCGAGTCAAGTAGCTCAATTAAACAACCAAATTGTTCAAATTAACCAGATGAATTCTGCCCCTAGCGCCGGTGGCCAAAGTAGTCAACAAGAAAGTCCAAATCAACTTTTGGACCAACGCGGACATATCCTTGATGAAATGGCTCAACTTTCAAACATCTCTTACAATCAGACTGGATTTACAGGTGCGGTTTCTGTGAATATTGGATCTGGTCTATCCCTTGTAACGCTAACAAATGGCAGTTGGACAAGCACTACTATGACTATTTCATCAATGACGCAAACCAGTTTAGTTACACAAACCAGTATGGTTACATCTACAAATGATCAACTGATGCAATCTCCACTAACCTTAACTAATGTAACGTCTGGAATGGTTGCGGGAAACACCCAAAGCCTTGATTACACAAATCAGCTTCTTGCCAATCTCGATACGTTTCTATCGTCATTTTCTAATCAAGTAAATGCAATACAAGGTGCAAGTGGAACTTCTACAATTCCAGTAACAGCCTATCCTCTTATAGGTAACACGGCCACTTATCTAGTGACTGGTTCATCATCAGGAATAACATATACCTATGGCAATCTGTTTATACCAACGACAACGACGGCTGGTAATGTCGTGTTAACTGTCAATCCTTTATTTACACAAAACTCTGGTACAAACTATATCTCAGCTTCAGATCAACCGTCATCACAAGGAAATAATACAATTGCACAACAAATGGAAAACTTGCAGTCACAGTCCATTTCTATAACCTATACACAATTTTCATCTTTTCAATTTGGATCATCGACATATACAAATTCTTCCTACAGCCAAAACACTACTGCTGACCAATATCTTGCTAGTATCGTTTCTAATCTAGGCATTCAGACTGCTGCAGTGCAGTCAAGTGAATCGACGGCTAACTCTCTTGCTCAGCAATCTTCTAATCTAAGACAATCGATTTCTGGAGTAGATACCAACGATCAAGCCGCAAAGATGGTGGAATTTCAAAACAGCTACGATGCAGCCGCAAAGTTTATTAGCGTATATGACACAATGTTACAATCACTAATTAATATGATTCCATAA
- a CDS encoding RNA polymerase sigma factor — MEDGAYSELTADQEWYVKRLAHRLIQWRKSGSVDTDDLISAARTRWWQYCMRHQDHSTTLNDQEQQEWLIIAFRQQVKFAMRDILRASTPVKVTRSYQAKMKAYESPYSVDLEHAINVRAGDEVANSELWFDVVASIQQLPQRDQIILSLFIEQGYNFTEISYAMDLSVSTVSRAYQRSLQIIKNNVEENRNTRKK; from the coding sequence TTGGAAGATGGAGCATATTCAGAACTGACAGCAGATCAAGAATGGTATGTGAAGCGCCTCGCTCATCGTCTCATTCAATGGCGTAAAAGTGGTTCTGTGGACACGGATGATCTAATATCGGCAGCACGCACAAGATGGTGGCAATATTGTATGCGCCATCAAGATCATTCTACCACCTTAAATGATCAGGAACAGCAAGAGTGGTTAATAATTGCCTTTCGCCAACAAGTTAAATTTGCTATGCGCGATATATTGCGAGCATCAACACCAGTAAAAGTCACACGATCCTATCAAGCTAAAATGAAAGCTTACGAATCTCCCTACTCTGTTGATCTTGAACACGCCATCAATGTCCGCGCGGGCGACGAAGTTGCTAATTCGGAACTTTGGTTCGATGTTGTCGCCAGCATTCAGCAACTTCCCCAAAGAGATCAGATCATTCTCTCTCTCTTTATCGAGCAAGGGTACAATTTTACAGAAATATCGTACGCAATGGACTTATCCGTCTCTACCGTTTCCAGAGCATATCAACGATCATTACAAATAATAAAAAATAATGTCGAAGAAAATCGAAACACACGCAAAAAATAG
- the hpf gene encoding ribosome hibernation-promoting factor, HPF/YfiA family — MKIHVRGDNHLDVTPALKEYLDKKFSRIDRYFDAPASQEVTVTMSVTRGVHAVEAMVPLGQVMLRAEERSGDMYASIDMMMDKLEKQLDKYKHKIGQKIGHRLKAEGVRAKESARLQPVLTSNAVPLEDDEEFPLVRVKQFDMKPMHIPEAILQMELLGHEFFVFANAETDQTSVVYRRRDGQYGLIQPQ; from the coding sequence ATGAAGATTCACGTTCGTGGAGATAATCATCTTGATGTAACACCCGCCTTAAAAGAGTACTTGGATAAGAAGTTTTCGCGCATTGATCGGTATTTTGATGCGCCTGCTTCACAGGAAGTGACTGTTACGATGTCTGTGACACGCGGTGTTCACGCGGTAGAAGCGATGGTGCCACTTGGGCAGGTCATGCTTCGCGCAGAGGAACGGTCTGGCGATATGTATGCTTCGATTGATATGATGATGGACAAGCTGGAAAAACAACTCGATAAGTATAAACACAAGATAGGGCAAAAGATAGGACATCGCCTTAAAGCGGAGGGTGTTCGCGCAAAAGAATCAGCCAGGTTGCAACCCGTTCTTACATCCAATGCGGTACCTCTTGAAGATGATGAGGAATTTCCGCTTGTACGGGTGAAACAGTTCGATATGAAACCGATGCATATACCTGAAGCGATCTTGCAGATGGAATTACTCGGACATGAGTTTTTTGTCTTTGCAAATGCAGAGACGGATCAAACGAGTGTCGTATATCGCAGACGCGATGGGCAGTATGGCTTGATTCAACCGCAGTGA
- a CDS encoding flagellar biosynthesis anti-sigma factor FlgM, whose protein sequence is MNPTPIDPRQKPTSITAMPGKSIKVHSTPSTSITLPSDQHEQTHIQKLDQIKAQIAQGAYLTSAEGLAKKIVEGGFLD, encoded by the coding sequence ATGAATCCTACTCCGATCGATCCGAGGCAAAAGCCAACTTCTATCACTGCTATGCCAGGAAAATCAATAAAAGTTCATTCTACTCCATCAACAAGTATCACATTACCATCAGATCAACATGAACAAACCCATATACAAAAGCTTGATCAAATTAAAGCACAAATTGCACAAGGTGCTTACCTGACAAGCGCAGAGGGACTTGCAAAGAAGATAGTCGAAGGCGGCTTCCTTGATTAG
- the flgL gene encoding flagellar hook-associated protein FlgL yields MRITQNMMTQQFIYNITNQNQQMQTLENELSTGKSLNQPSDNPLAVSQDMGIRASLSETTSYQSTINSGLSWMQNTSSAIQQISTALQSLQSTVLEGINSTNRSSSSLQALSETAQQLSASIYQELNAKQGDRYLFGGVQTNVAPTTTTLPPYSTVSTSDGQFYSVLSSFTTTNSSSITSDGSPITQSITDAQNILSGSQPYSLQLSETTSSTGTVSSGNIKLMNSLTGAILATGSIASGASSGTIVTLTSVSGAAQMTLTLSNPVSSTSSGSFSISDSLVPTTSFSTGFSVVSGTSGSISYNVAPNVDIPINVSAHDLMLSGVSGTSLQNTLQQISTDLLTGNTNGLENDLTNLQVNMTNVTNINSDVGSRIQRLTSLQNQMSSYQTTLTNQKGVIQGANMAQVISQFNTDQTVYTAALKMGSQILLPSLISFLPS; encoded by the coding sequence ATGCGAATCACTCAAAATATGATGACTCAACAATTCATCTACAATATCACAAATCAAAATCAACAGATGCAAACTTTGGAAAATGAACTTTCAACAGGCAAAAGTTTAAACCAGCCTTCAGATAATCCATTAGCCGTTTCACAAGATATGGGGATTCGCGCTTCCCTGAGTGAAACCACTAGTTATCAATCAACCATTAACTCCGGATTGAGTTGGATGCAAAATACAAGTTCAGCCATCCAGCAGATTTCAACTGCATTACAATCTCTACAAAGTACTGTTCTTGAAGGAATCAATAGCACAAATCGCAGCTCTTCGTCACTACAAGCTCTTTCTGAAACAGCTCAACAATTGTCAGCTAGTATATATCAAGAATTAAACGCTAAACAAGGCGATCGGTACTTATTTGGCGGCGTCCAAACAAACGTAGCTCCAACAACTACTACTTTACCTCCTTATTCAACAGTTTCAACGAGTGATGGTCAGTTTTATAGCGTTCTTAGTTCGTTTACTACGACAAACAGTTCGAGTATTACATCAGATGGTAGTCCAATCACTCAATCCATTACTGATGCGCAGAATATTCTCAGTGGCTCTCAACCTTATTCCTTGCAGTTATCTGAAACAACCAGTTCTACCGGTACCGTATCATCAGGAAATATCAAACTGATGAATTCATTGACAGGAGCTATCCTAGCAACTGGATCGATAGCTAGTGGAGCAAGTTCTGGAACTATAGTAACTCTAACTTCCGTCTCTGGTGCTGCACAAATGACACTCACACTTAGTAATCCTGTTTCATCTACATCGAGTGGATCCTTTAGCATATCAGATTCACTTGTACCTACTACAAGTTTTTCCACTGGATTTAGTGTGGTTTCTGGAACGTCCGGATCCATTTCTTACAATGTCGCTCCTAATGTCGATATACCGATCAATGTATCCGCACATGACTTGATGCTATCCGGAGTCTCTGGAACAAGTCTACAAAATACGCTACAACAAATATCTACTGATCTACTCACCGGAAACACAAACGGATTAGAAAATGATCTTACTAACTTACAAGTGAACATGACTAATGTAACTAATATTAATTCTGATGTGGGTTCACGCATTCAACGACTCACATCTCTTCAAAACCAAATGTCATCATATCAAACGACACTTACTAACCAAAAGGGGGTGATTCAAGGCGCAAATATGGCACAGGTGATTAGCCAGTTCAATACCGACCAAACCGTTTATACGGCGGCACTTAAGATGGGGTCGCAAATCTTACTTCCATCACTCATCAGTTTCTTGCCTAGCTAA